A single window of Sander lucioperca isolate FBNREF2018 chromosome 22, SLUC_FBN_1.2, whole genome shotgun sequence DNA harbors:
- the LOC116057991 gene encoding protein phosphatase 1 regulatory subunit 3C-B-like isoform X2 → MLRRVQLLTPPHVMPVDVAVRICLASSPPLRSFLGNYDNGFSPAPASLPKRCELQRPCLSSDGNAVPKATGNCTPSVSTECSDGLAWLQRKKKKKKKKKSVVFADDRGLALAAVHVFNEAEDEAIAELQFTLTEIEGAIAGLHRADTDDAAACGPGLVLVLDFEPPAADYLDLRNRLRAQRVCLETCSVHQRLLSGTVQVQNLCFHKSVSVRITFDSWRSFQDVSCRYLNTAYGGPDIETFAFSVPVPEVLDPSDRVEFCIQYQTQDQTFWDNNHGENYRLADPNAGRPRTPESPAGLQIQRDRGGEKREQVVECDPFGSPRTSAGIFPEWQSWGRVETSAPYW, encoded by the exons atgttgag GCGTGTGCAGCTGCTGACTCCGCCCCACGTCATGCCCGTGGACGTGGCCGTGAGGATCTGCCTGGCCAGCTCTCCTCCGCTGCGCTCCTTCCTCGGTAACTATGACAACGGCTTCTCTCCGGCGCCTGCCAGTCTGCCGAAGCGCTGCGAGCTGCAGCGACCGTGTCTCTCCTCCGATGGCAACGCCGTCCCCAAGGCAACCGGCAACTGCACGCCGTCCGTGTCCACGGAGTGCAGCGACGGCCTGGCCTGGctgcagaggaagaagaagaagaagaagaagaagaagagcgtGGTGTTTGCAGACGATCGGGGTCTGGCGCTCGCCGCCGTTCACGTGTTTAACGAGGCGGAGGACGAGGCCATCGCAGAGCTGCAGTTCACCCTGACGGAGATAGAGGGCGCCATCGCCGGGCTGCACCGGGCAGACACCGACG ACGCTGCAGCCTGTGGTCCAGgcctggttctggttctggacTTCGAGCCGCCAGCTGCAGACTACCTGGACCTGAGGAACCGGCTGCGGGCCCAGCGCGTCTGTCTGGAGACGTGTTCTGTCCACCAGCGTCTGCTCTCCGGCACCGTTCAGGTCCAGAACCTCTGCTTCCACAAGTCTGTCTCGGTCCGGATCACCTTCGACTCGTGGCGGTCCTTCCAGGACGTTTCCTGTCGGTACCTGAACACGGCGTACGGCGGCCCGGACATCGAAACCTTCGCCTTCTCCGTGCCG GTCCCGGAGGTCCTGGATCCGTCCGACAGAGTGGAGTTCTGCATTCAGTACCAGACTCAGGACCAAACGTTCTGGGACAATAACCACGGGGAGAACTACCGGCTGGCGGACCCAAACGCCGGCCGGCCCCGGACCCCCGAGAGTCCTGCAGGGCTGCAGATCCAGAGAGACCGCGggggagagaagagggagcaggTTGTTGAGTGTGATCCGTTTGGGAGTCCCCGGACATCTGCAGGGATCTTTCCTGAGTGGCAGAGCTGGGGTCGCGTGGAGACCAGCGCCCCCTACTGGTGA
- the LOC116057991 gene encoding protein phosphatase 1 regulatory subunit 3C-B-like isoform X1, whose protein sequence is MNCSRRVQLLTPPHVMPVDVAVRICLASSPPLRSFLGNYDNGFSPAPASLPKRCELQRPCLSSDGNAVPKATGNCTPSVSTECSDGLAWLQRKKKKKKKKKSVVFADDRGLALAAVHVFNEAEDEAIAELQFTLTEIEGAIAGLHRADTDDAAACGPGLVLVLDFEPPAADYLDLRNRLRAQRVCLETCSVHQRLLSGTVQVQNLCFHKSVSVRITFDSWRSFQDVSCRYLNTAYGGPDIETFAFSVPVPEVLDPSDRVEFCIQYQTQDQTFWDNNHGENYRLADPNAGRPRTPESPAGLQIQRDRGGEKREQVVECDPFGSPRTSAGIFPEWQSWGRVETSAPYW, encoded by the exons ATGAACTGCAGCAG GCGTGTGCAGCTGCTGACTCCGCCCCACGTCATGCCCGTGGACGTGGCCGTGAGGATCTGCCTGGCCAGCTCTCCTCCGCTGCGCTCCTTCCTCGGTAACTATGACAACGGCTTCTCTCCGGCGCCTGCCAGTCTGCCGAAGCGCTGCGAGCTGCAGCGACCGTGTCTCTCCTCCGATGGCAACGCCGTCCCCAAGGCAACCGGCAACTGCACGCCGTCCGTGTCCACGGAGTGCAGCGACGGCCTGGCCTGGctgcagaggaagaagaagaagaagaagaagaagaagagcgtGGTGTTTGCAGACGATCGGGGTCTGGCGCTCGCCGCCGTTCACGTGTTTAACGAGGCGGAGGACGAGGCCATCGCAGAGCTGCAGTTCACCCTGACGGAGATAGAGGGCGCCATCGCCGGGCTGCACCGGGCAGACACCGACG ACGCTGCAGCCTGTGGTCCAGgcctggttctggttctggacTTCGAGCCGCCAGCTGCAGACTACCTGGACCTGAGGAACCGGCTGCGGGCCCAGCGCGTCTGTCTGGAGACGTGTTCTGTCCACCAGCGTCTGCTCTCCGGCACCGTTCAGGTCCAGAACCTCTGCTTCCACAAGTCTGTCTCGGTCCGGATCACCTTCGACTCGTGGCGGTCCTTCCAGGACGTTTCCTGTCGGTACCTGAACACGGCGTACGGCGGCCCGGACATCGAAACCTTCGCCTTCTCCGTGCCG GTCCCGGAGGTCCTGGATCCGTCCGACAGAGTGGAGTTCTGCATTCAGTACCAGACTCAGGACCAAACGTTCTGGGACAATAACCACGGGGAGAACTACCGGCTGGCGGACCCAAACGCCGGCCGGCCCCGGACCCCCGAGAGTCCTGCAGGGCTGCAGATCCAGAGAGACCGCGggggagagaagagggagcaggTTGTTGAGTGTGATCCGTTTGGGAGTCCCCGGACATCTGCAGGGATCTTTCCTGAGTGGCAGAGCTGGGGTCGCGTGGAGACCAGCGCCCCCTACTGGTGA